One window of Perca fluviatilis chromosome 12, GENO_Pfluv_1.0, whole genome shotgun sequence genomic DNA carries:
- the LOC120569424 gene encoding LOW QUALITY PROTEIN: olfactory receptor 13C2-like (The sequence of the model RefSeq protein was modified relative to this genomic sequence to represent the inferred CDS: inserted 2 bases in 1 codon) → MDSELNVTYITFDGHVEVHKYRYLYFVIMFXAYILIICSNSTIVGIIVINKSLHEPMYIFIAALLINSVLYSTAIYPKLLIDFLSEKQIISYSACLFQWFIYYTLGISEFFLLAVMAYDRYVSICKPLQYPTIMRKTTVNIFLILSWILPACQVSVGIVLSANKKLCYFILKGIVCNSSVQKLHCGSSTVLNIYGLIVFVDAIPLPLIFILFTYTRIFIITYRSSREVRRKAAQTCLPHLLVLINFSCLSAYDVLLPRLEIDFPKTVRLIMSLQVILYHPLFNPIIYGLKMKEIFKHLKRLFCKSV, encoded by the exons ATGGATAGTGAATTAAATGTAACATATATAACTTTTGATGGGCATGTGGAAGTACACAAATACAGATATCTTTATTTTGTGATCATGTT GGCATATATTCTAATAATTTGCAGTAATTCCACTATTGTGGGCATCATAGTGATTAACAAATCCCTCCATGAGcctatgtacattttcattgcaGCTTTGTTAATCAACTCTGTTCTTTACAGCACTGCTATCTATCCAAAGcttttgattgactttttatctgaaaaacagatcatatcttattcagcctgtctctttcaGTGGTTTATATATTACACTCTAGGCATTTCAGAATTCTTTCTGTTGGCAGTCATGGCCTATGACagatatgtgtctatatgtaaaCCTCTGCAATATCCAACTATCATGAGAAAAACAACTGTTAATATTTTCCTGATTTTATCTTGGATTCTGCCTGCGTGTCAGGTTTCAGTGGGAATAGTACTGAGTGCTAATAAAAAACTCTGTTACTTTATCTTGAAAGGAATAGTTTGCAACAGCTCAGTTCAGAAACTTCACTGTGGGAGTTCAACAGTGCTGAATATATATGGCTTGATTGTTTTTGTAGATGCAATACCTCTCCCTCTAatctttatactttttacatacaCCAGAATATTTATAATAACCTATCGAAGTAGTAGAGAAGTCAGGAGAAAAGCTGCACAGACCTGTTTACCCCACCTATTGGTCCTGATTAACTTTTCCTGTTTGAGTGCCTATGATGTACTTTTACCTCGACTGGAAATTGATTTTCCCAAAACTGTACGTTTAATAATGTCTTTACAAGTTATTTTGTATCATCCTCTCTTTAATCCGATCATATATGGgctgaaaatgaaagaaattttTAAACACCTGAAGAGGTTGTTCTGCAAAAGTGTCTAA